Proteins from a genomic interval of Panthera uncia isolate 11264 chromosome C1 unlocalized genomic scaffold, Puncia_PCG_1.0 HiC_scaffold_4, whole genome shotgun sequence:
- the SZRD1 gene encoding SUZ domain-containing protein 1 isoform X2: MEDEEVAESWEEAADSGEIDRRLEKKLKITQKERKSKSPPKVPIVIQDDSLPTGPPPQIRILKRPTSNGVVSSPNSTSRPALPVKSLAQREAEYAEARKRILGSASPEEEQEKPILDRPTRISQPEDSRQPNNVIRQPLGPDGSQGFKQRR; the protein is encoded by the exons ATGGAAGATGAGGAGGTCGCTGAGAGCTGGGAGGAGGCGGCAGACAGCGGG gaaaTAGACAGACGGTtggaaaaaaaactgaagatcACACAAAAGGAGAG GAAATCCAAATCTCCTCCCAAAGTGCCCATTGTGATTCAGGACGATAGCCTTCCCACGGGGCCCCCTCCACAGATCCGCATCCTCAAGAGGCCCACCAGCAACGGTGTGGTCAGCAGCCCCAACTCCACCAGCAGGCCAGCCCTTCCTGTCAAGTCCCTAGCACAGCGGGAGGCAGAGTACGCCGAGGCCCGGAAGCGGATCCTGGGCAGTGCCAGCCCCGAGGAGGAACAGGAAAAGCCCATCCTCGACAG GCCAACCAGGATCTCCCAACCCGAGGACAGCAGGCAGCCCAATAATGTGATCAGACAGCCTTTGGGTCCAGATGGGTCACAAGGCTTCAAACAACGCAGATAA
- the SZRD1 gene encoding SUZ domain-containing protein 1 isoform X1: MEDEEVAESWEEAADSGEIDRRLEKKLKITQKESRKSKSPPKVPIVIQDDSLPTGPPPQIRILKRPTSNGVVSSPNSTSRPALPVKSLAQREAEYAEARKRILGSASPEEEQEKPILDRPTRISQPEDSRQPNNVIRQPLGPDGSQGFKQRR, translated from the exons ATGGAAGATGAGGAGGTCGCTGAGAGCTGGGAGGAGGCGGCAGACAGCGGG gaaaTAGACAGACGGTtggaaaaaaaactgaagatcACACAAAAGGAGAG CAGGAAATCCAAATCTCCTCCCAAAGTGCCCATTGTGATTCAGGACGATAGCCTTCCCACGGGGCCCCCTCCACAGATCCGCATCCTCAAGAGGCCCACCAGCAACGGTGTGGTCAGCAGCCCCAACTCCACCAGCAGGCCAGCCCTTCCTGTCAAGTCCCTAGCACAGCGGGAGGCAGAGTACGCCGAGGCCCGGAAGCGGATCCTGGGCAGTGCCAGCCCCGAGGAGGAACAGGAAAAGCCCATCCTCGACAG GCCAACCAGGATCTCCCAACCCGAGGACAGCAGGCAGCCCAATAATGTGATCAGACAGCCTTTGGGTCCAGATGGGTCACAAGGCTTCAAACAACGCAGATAA
- the SZRD1 gene encoding SUZ domain-containing protein 1 isoform X4: protein MRRSLRAGRRRQTAGKSKSPPKVPIVIQDDSLPTGPPPQIRILKRPTSNGVVSSPNSTSRPALPVKSLAQREAEYAEARKRILGSASPEEEQEKPILDRPTRISQPEDSRQPNNVIRQPLGPDGSQGFKQRR, encoded by the exons ATGAGGAGGTCGCTGAGAGCTGGGAGGAGGCGGCAGACAGCGGG GAAATCCAAATCTCCTCCCAAAGTGCCCATTGTGATTCAGGACGATAGCCTTCCCACGGGGCCCCCTCCACAGATCCGCATCCTCAAGAGGCCCACCAGCAACGGTGTGGTCAGCAGCCCCAACTCCACCAGCAGGCCAGCCCTTCCTGTCAAGTCCCTAGCACAGCGGGAGGCAGAGTACGCCGAGGCCCGGAAGCGGATCCTGGGCAGTGCCAGCCCCGAGGAGGAACAGGAAAAGCCCATCCTCGACAG GCCAACCAGGATCTCCCAACCCGAGGACAGCAGGCAGCCCAATAATGTGATCAGACAGCCTTTGGGTCCAGATGGGTCACAAGGCTTCAAACAACGCAGATAA
- the SZRD1 gene encoding SUZ domain-containing protein 1 isoform X3: MRRSLRAGRRRQTAGRKSKSPPKVPIVIQDDSLPTGPPPQIRILKRPTSNGVVSSPNSTSRPALPVKSLAQREAEYAEARKRILGSASPEEEQEKPILDRPTRISQPEDSRQPNNVIRQPLGPDGSQGFKQRR; this comes from the exons ATGAGGAGGTCGCTGAGAGCTGGGAGGAGGCGGCAGACAGCGGG CAGGAAATCCAAATCTCCTCCCAAAGTGCCCATTGTGATTCAGGACGATAGCCTTCCCACGGGGCCCCCTCCACAGATCCGCATCCTCAAGAGGCCCACCAGCAACGGTGTGGTCAGCAGCCCCAACTCCACCAGCAGGCCAGCCCTTCCTGTCAAGTCCCTAGCACAGCGGGAGGCAGAGTACGCCGAGGCCCGGAAGCGGATCCTGGGCAGTGCCAGCCCCGAGGAGGAACAGGAAAAGCCCATCCTCGACAG GCCAACCAGGATCTCCCAACCCGAGGACAGCAGGCAGCCCAATAATGTGATCAGACAGCCTTTGGGTCCAGATGGGTCACAAGGCTTCAAACAACGCAGATAA